Proteins encoded in a region of the Acidimicrobiales bacterium genome:
- the rlmN gene encoding 23S rRNA (adenine(2503)-C(2))-methyltransferase RlmN, translating to MDSRYELSRTQLGALLGDEPQWRVGQVWDGLYRRAVNPVEMTELPRRLRCRLAEEPALAPALRLESESVADQGLTSKSRWSLADGNQIETVLMHYRDRSTVCVSTQAGCAMGCGFCATGQGGFRRNLRIGEIVEQVARAMRSCRQLAPPRRLSNVVFMGMGEPLANYRQLGGAIERIHSELGISTRHLTISTVGLVPGIRRLAEDRLRVGLAVSLHAANDALRDRLVPVNRRYPLATLMDACGRYRSRTRRRVSFEWALMDELNDSPTDAAELADLARPLGAHVNLIPLNPTPGWPAKGTPPHRVSAFQGELASRSVNATVRRNRGTDIDAACGQLAGRSSPGALARTPQSVN from the coding sequence GTGGATAGTCGCTACGAGCTCAGCCGCACCCAGCTGGGCGCCCTGCTCGGCGACGAGCCGCAGTGGCGGGTCGGACAGGTGTGGGATGGCCTCTACCGGCGGGCGGTGAACCCCGTTGAGATGACCGAGCTGCCGAGGCGACTTCGGTGCCGGCTGGCCGAGGAGCCTGCCCTGGCTCCCGCGCTGCGCCTCGAGAGCGAGTCAGTCGCCGACCAGGGCTTGACGAGCAAGTCGCGGTGGAGCCTTGCTGATGGCAACCAGATCGAGACGGTGCTCATGCACTATCGCGACAGGTCGACCGTGTGCGTGTCGACCCAAGCCGGGTGCGCCATGGGGTGCGGGTTCTGCGCCACGGGACAGGGGGGCTTTCGCCGCAACCTCCGGATCGGCGAGATCGTCGAGCAGGTGGCCCGGGCGATGAGGTCCTGTCGACAACTGGCTCCCCCGCGCCGCCTCTCCAACGTGGTCTTCATGGGTATGGGCGAGCCGCTCGCCAACTATCGCCAGCTGGGCGGGGCCATAGAGCGCATCCACTCGGAGCTGGGTATCTCCACCCGCCACCTCACCATCTCCACTGTCGGCCTGGTCCCGGGTATCCGGCGACTGGCCGAGGACCGACTCCGCGTCGGCTTGGCCGTATCGCTGCACGCCGCCAACGACGCCCTTCGTGATCGCCTGGTGCCGGTCAACCGTCGGTATCCGCTCGCCACCCTCATGGACGCGTGCGGTCGTTATCGGTCCCGGACCCGCCGGCGGGTCTCGTTCGAATGGGCCCTCATGGACGAGCTCAACGACTCACCGACCGACGCCGCCGAGCTGGCCGACCTCGCCCGCCCGCTCGGTGCCCACGTGAATCTCATCCCCCTCAATCCCACGCCGGGCTGGCCGGCCAAGGGGACCCCGCCTCACCGGGTGAGTGCCTTCCAGGGAGAGCTGGCCTCGCGCTCGGTGAACGCCACAGTGCGGCGCAACCGGGGCACCGACATCGACGCTGCCTGCGGCCAGCTGGCGGGACGGTCCTCGCCGGGCGCCCTCGCGCGCACGCCGCAGTCAGTCAACTAG